The Triticum aestivum cultivar Chinese Spring chromosome 7B, IWGSC CS RefSeq v2.1, whole genome shotgun sequence genome window below encodes:
- the LOC123160322 gene encoding berberine bridge enzyme-like Cyn d 4: MASSRSLALALLFSLLSLSCYASVPSLASSDGFLRCLSAAIPKQLLYTQTSPSFTSVLVSSIRNPKFSTPSTVKPLCIVTPTNSSHVQAAVVCGRRNDVRLRVRSGGHDYEGLSYRSARPEVFAVVDLANLRSVRVDQKAATAWVDSGATLGELYYAISKASKLLAFPAGLCPTIGVGGHFSGGGFGMLLRKYGVAIDNVLDATLVDAKGRLLDKQAMGTDVFWAIRGGGGESFGIVLSWKVKLVPVPPTVTMFSVTKSVDEGAVDILTRWQAVAPALPEDLFIRVLAQKQVANFQAMYLGTPGMLLPLMRSRFPELGLNRTHCKEMTWIQSVPYIYLGSAATVEDILNRTTATRSFSKATSDYVRQAIPKDVWVKIFAWLAKPDAGLMIMDPYGGKIGSLPESATPFPHRGGVLYNIQYMNFWSAATDGSAQTRWLREFFAFVGPYVSNNPREAYVNYRDLDLGQNVVVGNVTSYQAGKVWGEKYFKGNFRRLAVAKGKVDPDDYFRNEQTIPPLVATK; encoded by the coding sequence ATGGCCTCGTCTCGCAGCTTGGCTCTGGCGCTCCTCTTCAGCCTCCTCTCACTCTCTTGCTATGCATCCGTCCCTTCCTTAGCTTCCTCCGACGGCTTCCTCCGATGCCTCTCGGCGGCCATACCCAAGCAGCTGTTATACACGCAGACCTCGCCTTCGTTCACCTCGGTCCTGGTGTCCTCCATCCGGAACCCCAAGTTCTCCACGCCTAGCACGGTGAAGCCGCTGTGCATCGTCACGCCGACCAACTCCTCCCACGTCCAGGCCGCCGTGGTCTGCGGCCGTCGGAACGACGTGCGCCTCCGCGTGCGCAGCGGCGGGCACGACTACGAGGGCCTCTCGTACCGGTCCGCACGACCCGAGGTGTTCGCGGTGGTCGACCTGGCCAACCTCCGCTCCGTGCGCGTTGACCAGAAGGCGGCCACCGCGTGGGTGGACTCCGGCGCGACGCTCGGGGAGCTGTACTACGCCATCTCGAAGGCGAGCAAGCTGCTAGCTTTCCCGGCCGGCCTGTGCCCGACGATCGGCGTGGGCGGGCATTTCAGCGGCGGCGGGTTTGGCATGCTGCTGCGCAAGTACGGCGTCGCCATCGACAACGTCCTGGACGCCACGCTTGTTGACGCCAAAGGGAGGCTCCTGGACAAGCAGGCCATGGGGACGGACGTGTTCTGGGccatccgcggcggcggcggcgagagcttCGGCATCGTGCTCTCGTGGAAGGTGAAGCTCGTTCCCGTCCCGCCGACAGTGACAATGTTCAGCGTCACAAAGTCTGTCGACGAGGGCGCCGTAGACATCCTCACCAGATGGCAAGCGGTCGCCCCAGCTCTCCCCGAAGATCTTTTCATCAGGGTGCTCGCGCAGAAACAGGTGGCCAACTTCCAGGCCATGTACCTGGGGACACCCGGGATGCTGCTGCCGCTGATGCGCAGCCGCTTCCCGGAGCTCGGCCTGAACCGGACGCACTGCAAGGAGATGACGTGGATCCAGTCGGTGCCGTACATCTACCTGGGCAGCGCCGCCACCGTGGAGGACATCCTGAACCGGACCACCGCCACGAGGTCCTTCAGCAAGGCCACGTCCGACTACGTCCGTCAGGCCATTCCCAAAGACGTCTGGGTGAAGATCTTCGCCTGGCTCGCCAAGCCGGACGCCGGGCTCATGATCATGGACCCTTACGGCGGGAAGATCGGCAGCCTCCCGGAGTCGGCGACGCCGTTCCCGCACCGTGGCGGGGTGCTGTACAACATCCAGTACATGAATTTCTGGTCGGCCGCCACGGACGGATCGGCGCAGACGAGGTGGCTCAGAGAGTTTTTCGCGTTCGTGGGGCCGTACGTGAGCAACAACCCCAGAGAGGCGTATGTGAACTACAGGGACCTTGACCTGGGCCAGAATGTGGTTGTGGGGAACGTCACCAGCTACCAGGCCGGTAAGGTATGGGGCGAGAAGTACTTCAAGGGTAACTTTCGGAGGCTCGCGGTGGCCAAGGGCAAGGTGGATCCCGACGACTACTTTAGGAACGAGCAGACCATCCCACCACTAGTGGCGACGAAGTAA